The Halogranum gelatinilyticum genome contains a region encoding:
- a CDS encoding NAD(P)/FAD-dependent oxidoreductase, protein MHVAVIGAGAVGVTAAAELAVAGAGVTVFDRGDPGSGSSGRAAGIVYDAYAEDIDAELAARSVEAFRRLSGTGGFEFVDCPYVFLAREGDEQVAEAIAGSVERMRHHGRDVEVLTADELERRFGDSLVVDDVAAAAVAHDAGWADPASYVEMMADRARAAGVEFRTGRAVGLDVDLPGVVVGATVERFDAVLVAAGAHTKQLFADAGVPVALKPYRVQALTSTTPYDGPMCFDASVDVYFRPHSTGLLGGDGTEPVEADPDDWDREADDWFVEGLGRELDTRADYALDVDRSWAGLCTATPDGDPLLGEVVDDVYVAAGWQGHGFMRAPATAAAVAEEIRGGSGIEPFAPTRFEGDEAFPIFQGMTVETGKSGESEELEESGESEESEE, encoded by the coding sequence ATGCACGTCGCAGTCATCGGGGCCGGTGCGGTCGGCGTCACGGCCGCCGCAGAGCTCGCCGTCGCTGGCGCGGGAGTCACCGTCTTCGACCGGGGCGACCCCGGCAGTGGGAGTTCGGGTCGCGCCGCCGGAATCGTCTACGACGCCTACGCCGAGGACATCGACGCCGAACTCGCCGCCCGCTCCGTCGAGGCGTTCCGCCGGCTCTCGGGGACGGGCGGCTTCGAGTTCGTCGACTGCCCCTACGTCTTTCTCGCCCGCGAGGGCGACGAGCAGGTCGCCGAAGCCATCGCGGGAAGCGTCGAGCGGATGCGACACCACGGCCGGGACGTCGAGGTTCTGACGGCCGACGAGCTGGAGCGACGCTTCGGCGACTCGCTCGTCGTCGACGACGTCGCCGCCGCGGCCGTCGCCCACGACGCCGGCTGGGCCGACCCCGCGAGCTACGTCGAGATGATGGCCGACCGCGCCCGCGCCGCGGGGGTGGAGTTCCGCACGGGCCGGGCGGTCGGTCTCGACGTCGACCTGCCGGGCGTGGTCGTCGGCGCGACCGTCGAACGCTTCGACGCGGTGCTCGTCGCCGCCGGCGCGCACACGAAGCAGCTCTTCGCCGACGCGGGCGTCCCCGTCGCGCTGAAACCCTACCGCGTGCAGGCACTCACCTCGACGACGCCCTACGACGGGCCGATGTGTTTCGACGCGTCCGTGGACGTGTACTTCCGTCCGCATTCGACGGGTCTCCTCGGCGGCGACGGCACCGAACCCGTCGAGGCCGACCCCGACGACTGGGACAGGGAGGCGGACGACTGGTTCGTCGAGGGGTTGGGCAGGGAACTCGACACGCGCGCAGACTACGCCCTCGACGTCGACCGGTCCTGGGCGGGGCTGTGCACGGCGACGCCCGACGGCGACCCGCTGCTCGGCGAAGTCGTCGACGACGTCTACGTCGCCGCTGGCTGGCAGGGTCACGGGTTCATGCGCGCGCCAGCGACGGCCGCGGCTGTCGCCGAGGAGATTCGCGGTGGGAGCGGTATCGAGCCGTTCGCTCCGACGCGGTTCGAGGGCGACGAGGCGTTCCCGATCTTCCAGGGGATGACCGTGGAGACGGGGAAGTCGGGGGAGTCTGAGGAGTTAGAAGAGTCAGGAGAGTCAGAAGAGTCGGAAGAATAG
- a CDS encoding DUF7388 family protein, translating into MLTGEHERVVSKTGLDAAALKPMECDVRRALDLPFDTVAIDYEGREQLPDADLLRELAAEKRVLLTTPVRADGFDPLGDDSLYETLPDAVDPVFVAGHPAYLTDAEQSRAIAPRLGAAREIDPEAWVGTEGVERVALAAGGPQYELLSRTTERDFRALRAAGFEETIALYAPTVLSDEEDDVLDAVGGYVSRRGPVRRALPEDAATDASATGRAREILLKASRDFALVGSPEEVGERVRTLKSAGADVVVGYPARGVDEFTD; encoded by the coding sequence ATGTTGACCGGTGAGCACGAGCGTGTCGTCTCGAAAACAGGCCTCGATGCGGCGGCCCTGAAGCCGATGGAGTGCGACGTCCGGCGGGCACTCGACCTCCCGTTCGACACCGTCGCCATCGACTACGAGGGTCGCGAGCAGCTGCCCGACGCCGACCTGCTCCGCGAACTCGCCGCCGAGAAGCGCGTCCTGTTGACGACGCCGGTCCGCGCCGACGGCTTCGACCCGCTCGGCGACGACAGCCTGTACGAGACGCTCCCCGACGCAGTCGACCCCGTGTTCGTCGCGGGCCATCCCGCGTATCTGACGGACGCCGAGCAGTCGCGAGCCATCGCGCCGCGGCTGGGCGCGGCACGTGAGATCGACCCCGAGGCGTGGGTCGGCACCGAAGGCGTCGAGCGCGTCGCGCTCGCGGCGGGCGGGCCGCAGTACGAACTGCTCTCCAGAACGACCGAACGCGACTTCCGCGCGCTCCGCGCCGCCGGGTTCGAAGAGACCATCGCGCTCTACGCGCCGACGGTCCTCTCCGACGAGGAAGACGACGTGCTCGACGCCGTCGGCGGCTACGTCTCCCGGCGTGGACCGGTTCGCCGCGCGCTCCCCGAGGACGCTGCGACCGACGCCAGCGCGACGGGCCGCGCCCGCGAAATCCTCCTGAAGGCGAGCCGGGACTTCGCGCTCGTCGGCTCGCCCGAGGAGGTCGGCGAGCGCGTCCGGACGCTCAAGTCGGCCGGTGCCGACGTCGTCGTCGGCTACCCCGCCCGCGGCGTCGACGAGTTCACGGACTGA
- a CDS encoding NUDIX hydrolase encodes MDLSGVTRHEPSVVDDAKRRAAVLAPVIDRDGEPHILFTKRADHLGEHAGQMSFPGGGEEPSDDDLQATALREANEEIGLPPAAADVVGRLDDIQTVTEYSVRPFVGRVPDMEFTPDEREVAEIAVLSVADLTDLDNYESERRDHPFYGDIRLHFFHVDGYTVWGATGRMLVQLLELTTEWQMPEQVDRVVDPDADLPI; translated from the coding sequence ATGGACCTCTCGGGGGTGACCCGTCACGAACCCAGCGTCGTCGACGACGCGAAGCGTCGCGCCGCCGTCCTCGCGCCCGTCATCGACCGCGACGGGGAACCACATATCCTCTTTACCAAACGTGCGGACCATCTCGGCGAACACGCCGGGCAGATGAGCTTCCCCGGCGGCGGCGAGGAGCCGAGCGACGACGACCTCCAGGCGACCGCCCTCCGCGAAGCAAACGAGGAGATCGGTCTCCCGCCCGCCGCAGCCGACGTGGTCGGCCGACTGGATGACATCCAGACGGTCACCGAATACTCGGTCCGGCCCTTCGTCGGCCGCGTCCCCGACATGGAGTTCACGCCCGACGAGCGCGAGGTGGCCGAGATCGCCGTCCTCTCCGTCGCGGACCTCACGGACCTCGACAACTACGAGTCCGAACGCCGCGACCACCCCTTCTACGGCGACATCCGCCTCCACTTCTTCCACGTCGACGGCTACACGGTCTGGGGCGCGACCGGGAGAATGCTCGTGCAACTGCTCGAACTGACGACGGAGTGGCAGATGCCCGAGCAGGTCGACCGGGTGGTCGACCCCGACGCCGACCTGCCGATCTGA
- a CDS encoding DUF7109 family protein: MTDANETYDELAGVVDLFGALTRDELHRALDELAYKQGRDTDETALSAAVEDAVEEYYLVEYEPDSADHTLLTVGPVAFPMLPPNAEDLPHIMDVERRAVDRDALGQQVHERLLGDAARAVNDADADRVEHLLDVSYDLEAWAPVEVEAARARLDEALEDKTAGRQ, from the coding sequence ATGACGGACGCGAACGAGACCTACGACGAGTTAGCCGGTGTGGTCGACCTCTTCGGCGCGCTGACCCGCGACGAACTCCACCGGGCACTGGACGAACTGGCGTACAAACAGGGCAGAGACACGGACGAGACGGCACTGAGCGCGGCCGTCGAGGACGCGGTCGAGGAGTATTATCTGGTCGAGTACGAGCCGGACTCGGCGGACCACACTCTCCTGACGGTCGGCCCGGTCGCCTTTCCGATGCTGCCGCCGAACGCGGAGGACCTACCGCACATCATGGACGTCGAGCGGCGCGCGGTCGACCGCGACGCGCTCGGACAGCAGGTCCACGAGCGACTGCTCGGCGACGCCGCGCGGGCCGTCAACGACGCCGACGCCGACCGCGTCGAACATCTGCTGGACGTGAGCTACGACCTCGAAGCGTGGGCACCGGTCGAGGTCGAGGCGGCGCGAGCGCGGCTGGACGAAGCCCTCGAAGATAAGACCGCCGGGCGACAGTAA
- a CDS encoding glycosyltransferase family protein, with the protein MEYVQERVTTLHDLRNPTPDAPTDEAAVVVPMTEREYNGLAAERVLTELEAVDPARVVVPLRASADKAGPFADWLSSFDLPLEVLWCDGPRVADLLADHDLDGERGKGRDVWLALGRALSEQYVVVHDADTKTYSRSYVPRLLFPLAHGHGFSKGYYARVEDNKLYGRLFRLFYAPLVRTLADEHDADLLDYLDAFRYALAGEFAATSDVIRQLRLARTWGLEVSTLCDAFDAVGFDGSAQVDLGAYEHDHRSVGGPTGLSEMSASVGATLFRAVESHGVDIDYDALGDAYRDTAEGFVRQYAVDAAFNGLDYDHAGETEQVGVYADALRAPGLDTRLPAWDAVSLTPEDVFSAATEDLEDTR; encoded by the coding sequence ATGGAGTACGTCCAGGAGCGAGTCACGACGCTCCACGACCTGCGGAACCCGACTCCGGATGCCCCGACCGACGAGGCGGCCGTAGTCGTCCCCATGACCGAACGCGAGTACAACGGACTCGCCGCCGAGCGCGTCCTCACGGAGCTGGAAGCCGTCGACCCCGCACGCGTCGTCGTGCCGCTCCGCGCCTCGGCCGACAAGGCCGGTCCCTTCGCCGACTGGCTGTCGTCGTTCGACCTCCCGCTGGAAGTGCTGTGGTGTGACGGCCCCCGCGTCGCCGACCTACTCGCCGACCACGACCTCGACGGCGAGCGCGGCAAGGGCCGGGATGTCTGGCTCGCACTCGGCCGCGCCCTGTCGGAGCAGTACGTCGTCGTCCACGACGCCGACACGAAGACCTACTCGCGCAGCTACGTCCCTCGCCTGCTCTTCCCGCTCGCACACGGCCACGGCTTCTCGAAGGGCTACTACGCCCGCGTCGAGGACAACAAGCTCTACGGCCGGCTCTTCCGGCTCTTCTACGCGCCGCTCGTCCGGACGCTCGCAGACGAGCACGACGCCGACCTGCTCGACTACCTCGACGCGTTCCGCTACGCGCTGGCCGGCGAGTTCGCCGCCACGAGCGACGTGATTCGCCAGCTCCGGCTCGCCCGAACCTGGGGGCTGGAGGTCAGCACGCTCTGTGACGCCTTCGACGCCGTCGGCTTCGACGGCAGTGCGCAGGTCGACCTCGGGGCCTACGAACACGACCACCGCTCCGTCGGCGGCCCGACCGGCCTCTCGGAGATGAGTGCCTCCGTCGGCGCGACGCTCTTTCGGGCCGTCGAGTCCCACGGCGTCGACATCGACTACGACGCGCTGGGAGACGCCTACCGCGACACGGCCGAAGGATTCGTCCGGCAGTACGCCGTCGACGCCGCGTTCAACGGGCTGGACTACGACCACGCGGGCGAGACCGAGCAGGTCGGCGTCTACGCCGACGCTCTGCGCGCGCCCGGACTCGACACGCGGCTGCCCGCGTGGGACGCCGTATCACTTACCCCGGAGGACGTCTTCAGTGCCGCTACGGAGGACCTCGAAGACACGAGATGA
- a CDS encoding MFS transporter: MSRGRLFGTLCSLVFLVNLARVVFAPLLNELLSVFPTMGEATAGLIATLVWVGSASLRIPTGWLLTRVARHRVVLGTGTILTVAAAFTASATSVPMLGVGALLMGLSSGAYFVAANPLVSELFPERVGRAIGIHGMASQLAAVIAAPLVTLVVLSQYGWRLAFWAICVAAALVTVALYLAARSTDLPDAGGNDRDLVGAARKQWRVILLGIVVLGFTGFVWQGLFNFYELYMLQKDLPPATAKNLLTVVFAAGVPAFFFSGRLADRFPHVPYLLGIVAVFVGCLFILTRVEAVLPVVAVTAVLGYVIHSLFPALDTYLLDTFPDDSRASAYAVYSGGMMVVQATGSVAVGTLREAGFAYDLIFTCFAAALAVLVVGLVGFQRAGKLPS, translated from the coding sequence GTGTCACGTGGCCGGTTGTTCGGAACGCTCTGCTCGCTCGTCTTCCTGGTGAACCTCGCCCGTGTCGTCTTCGCGCCGCTCTTGAACGAACTCCTCTCCGTCTTTCCGACGATGGGCGAGGCGACCGCCGGGCTCATCGCGACGCTCGTCTGGGTCGGGAGTGCCAGCCTCCGGATTCCGACCGGCTGGCTGCTCACCCGCGTCGCCCGTCACCGGGTCGTCCTCGGGACGGGTACCATCCTGACCGTCGCCGCCGCCTTCACCGCGAGTGCGACCTCCGTGCCGATGCTCGGCGTCGGCGCGCTCCTGATGGGGCTGTCCTCGGGTGCGTACTTCGTCGCCGCCAACCCGCTCGTGAGCGAACTCTTCCCCGAGCGCGTCGGCCGCGCCATCGGCATTCACGGGATGGCGAGCCAGCTGGCCGCCGTCATCGCCGCCCCGCTCGTGACGCTGGTCGTCCTCTCACAGTACGGCTGGCGGCTGGCCTTCTGGGCCATCTGCGTCGCCGCTGCCCTCGTCACCGTCGCACTCTATCTCGCGGCTCGAAGCACCGACCTGCCCGACGCGGGCGGCAACGACCGCGACCTCGTCGGGGCGGCCCGCAAACAGTGGCGCGTCATCCTGCTCGGTATCGTCGTGCTCGGCTTCACCGGCTTCGTCTGGCAGGGGCTGTTCAACTTCTACGAGCTGTATATGCTCCAGAAGGATCTCCCCCCGGCGACCGCGAAGAACCTGCTCACCGTCGTCTTCGCGGCGGGCGTCCCCGCGTTCTTCTTCAGCGGCCGGCTGGCCGACCGCTTTCCGCACGTGCCCTATCTCCTCGGCATCGTCGCGGTCTTCGTCGGCTGTCTGTTCATCCTGACCCGCGTCGAGGCTGTCCTCCCGGTCGTCGCCGTCACGGCCGTGTTGGGCTACGTCATCCACAGCCTGTTTCCCGCACTCGACACCTACCTGCTCGACACGTTCCCCGACGACAGCCGTGCCAGTGCCTACGCGGTCTACAGCGGCGGCATGATGGTCGTCCAAGCGACCGGCTCCGTCGCCGTCGGGACGCTCCGGGAGGCCGGCTTCGCCTACGACCTCATCTTCACGTGCTTCGCCGCCGCGCTCGCCGTCCTCGTCGTCGGTCTCGTCGGCTTCCAGCGGGCGGGTAAGCTCCCCTCCTGA
- a CDS encoding HVO_0758 family zinc finger protein, with translation MKSTRKGLRAGELKKDTYDRLTCAECGETLKKRNDPDEIFSVRICPDCGTEWKELR, from the coding sequence ATGAAATCGACACGCAAGGGGCTCCGTGCTGGCGAACTGAAGAAGGACACTTACGACCGCCTCACCTGCGCCGAGTGCGGTGAGACGCTGAAGAAGCGCAACGACCCCGACGAGATCTTCTCCGTGCGGATCTGCCCGGACTGCGGCACCGAGTGGAAGGAGCTGCGATAA
- a CDS encoding aldo/keto reductase codes for MATHDGTWGYRDRFGDSFGRTYFRRFGPGVVSSIGVGTYLGDPTTEVDDKYHDALVSALDNGVNLVDTAINYRCQRSERVVGRALRESSAARDEVVVATKGGFLPFDGSRPENPGRYVQERFVDTGLVDPDDLAHGSHCIAPGFLDDQLDRSLDNLDLDTIDLYYVHNPETQLAVRSRETVYDQLEAAFELLEERRTAGDIGAYGVATWNAFRVPANHEQYLSLPEVVARAKRAAERVGNDEVGLKAIQLPFNVVMADAFTVKSQTSDDGNDDGADDGDGPTSALEYAHEQGLSVFTSASIAQGDLAARLPEDVAAKLAGDSTVQRAINFARSAPGVTAALVGMGQKEHVAENVAAGTFDPLGAKAFDAVFE; via the coding sequence ATGGCGACCCACGACGGCACTTGGGGCTACCGCGACCGCTTCGGCGACAGCTTCGGCCGCACCTACTTCCGGCGGTTCGGTCCCGGCGTGGTGTCGAGCATCGGCGTCGGCACCTATCTCGGTGACCCGACGACCGAAGTCGACGACAAGTATCACGACGCGCTCGTGTCCGCGCTCGACAACGGTGTCAACCTCGTCGACACGGCCATCAACTACCGCTGCCAGCGGAGCGAGCGCGTCGTCGGCCGCGCGCTCCGCGAGTCGTCGGCCGCGCGCGACGAGGTCGTCGTCGCGACCAAGGGCGGCTTTCTCCCCTTCGACGGCTCGCGCCCCGAGAACCCCGGCCGGTACGTCCAAGAGCGGTTCGTCGACACGGGCCTCGTCGACCCCGACGATCTCGCCCACGGCAGCCACTGCATCGCGCCGGGCTTCCTCGACGACCAGCTCGACCGCTCGCTCGACAACCTCGACCTCGACACTATCGACCTGTACTACGTCCACAACCCGGAGACACAGCTCGCCGTCCGCTCGCGGGAGACCGTCTACGACCAGCTGGAGGCGGCCTTCGAACTGCTGGAAGAGCGTCGAACCGCGGGCGACATCGGTGCCTACGGTGTGGCGACGTGGAACGCCTTCCGCGTGCCCGCGAACCACGAGCAGTATCTCTCCTTGCCCGAGGTCGTCGCGCGGGCGAAGCGGGCGGCCGAGCGCGTCGGCAACGACGAAGTAGGATTGAAGGCGATTCAACTGCCGTTCAACGTCGTCATGGCCGACGCGTTCACCGTGAAGTCGCAGACGAGCGACGACGGGAACGACGACGGCGCGGACGACGGCGACGGGCCGACGAGTGCCTTGGAGTACGCCCACGAGCAGGGCCTGTCGGTGTTCACGAGTGCCAGCATCGCCCAGGGCGACCTCGCAGCGCGGTTGCCGGAGGACGTGGCGGCGAAGCTCGCGGGCGACTCGACGGTCCAGCGCGCCATCAACTTCGCGCGGAGCGCGCCCGGCGTGACCGCCGCGCTCGTCGGCATGGGTCAGAAAGAACACGTCGCGGAGAACGTCGCGGCCGGGACGTTCGACCCGCTCGGAGCGAAGGCGTTCGACGCCGTGTTCGAGTAG
- a CDS encoding DHH family phosphoesterase translates to MHPLAGVGVFEGFETAVFGYPGVVAATVVGVLTLALGLYALRRIRRPMGARFQEVLAGRDTLAILMHPNPDPDAMAAAIGVECLADQVGTDSTLQFSGQIRHQENRAFRTVLDLDLDAVDHVSELAAEHVVLVDHNAPRGFAGADSVLPFAVVDHHPGEGAGEEFTDVRTDYGSCSSIVAEYFQDVGAKPVPPDQHASEINAEYTLPSTVATGLLYGILADTKHLTAGSAAADFRAASYLSPGVDEDLLDRIANPQVSAEVLEVKARAIAGRQIEGSFAVSDVGSLSNVDAIPQAADELVQLEGVTAVVVCGERDGTVYLSGRSRDDRVHMGRTLEAVVEDLPNASAGGHARMGGGQIQERVALPNGGEEEVESVPRPELVDRLFRSMSGDI, encoded by the coding sequence ATGCATCCGTTGGCCGGTGTTGGCGTGTTCGAGGGCTTCGAGACGGCCGTGTTCGGCTATCCCGGTGTCGTCGCGGCGACGGTCGTCGGCGTCCTCACGCTCGCACTCGGTCTCTACGCCCTCCGTCGAATCCGTCGGCCGATGGGTGCCCGGTTTCAGGAGGTCCTCGCGGGGCGAGACACGCTCGCGATCCTGATGCATCCGAATCCCGACCCCGACGCGATGGCCGCCGCCATCGGGGTCGAATGTCTCGCCGACCAGGTCGGCACCGACAGCACACTCCAGTTCTCCGGGCAGATACGCCACCAGGAGAACCGCGCCTTCCGAACCGTCCTCGATCTCGATCTCGACGCCGTCGACCACGTCTCCGAACTCGCCGCCGAACACGTCGTCCTCGTCGACCACAACGCCCCGAGAGGCTTCGCGGGCGCGGACTCCGTCTTGCCCTTCGCCGTCGTCGACCACCATCCCGGCGAGGGCGCAGGTGAGGAGTTCACCGACGTCCGCACCGACTACGGCTCGTGTTCCAGTATCGTCGCCGAATACTTCCAAGACGTCGGCGCGAAACCGGTCCCGCCGGACCAACACGCAAGCGAGATCAACGCCGAATACACCCTGCCGTCCACCGTCGCCACGGGTCTCTTATACGGCATTCTCGCCGACACGAAACATCTCACCGCGGGCAGTGCGGCCGCGGACTTCCGGGCGGCGTCGTATCTCTCGCCCGGCGTCGACGAAGACCTCTTGGACCGCATCGCCAACCCGCAGGTGAGTGCCGAAGTGCTCGAAGTCAAAGCCCGCGCCATCGCGGGCCGACAGATAGAAGGCTCCTTCGCCGTCAGCGACGTCGGCTCGCTGTCGAACGTCGACGCCATCCCGCAGGCCGCAGACGAACTCGTCCAGCTGGAGGGCGTCACCGCCGTCGTCGTCTGCGGCGAGCGCGACGGGACGGTCTATCTCTCGGGCCGCTCGCGGGACGACCGGGTCCACATGGGGCGGACGCTGGAGGCCGTCGTCGAAGACCTCCCGAACGCCTCGGCGGGCGGCCACGCCCGGATGGGTGGCGGGCAGATTCAAGAGCGCGTCGCGCTCCCGAACGGCGGCGAGGAGGAGGTCGAGTCCGTCCCGCGGCCGGAACTCGTCGACCGGCTGTTCCGGTCGATGTCGGGCGACATCTGA
- a CDS encoding SDR family oxidoreductase — protein sequence MRVGILGCGYVGLELGRQLTDAGHDVVGVRRSDEGLAAIEDAGFEAVRADVTEPDSLDAVPDVDWLVFAASSGGRGADAAQRVFVDGLTTAIEGFASRENPPERLVYTSSTGVYGDHGGDFVDESTPLEPTTDKTRVLVEAERVAREVAADHGIEGTVARFAGLYGPDRYRLSRYIDGPVTEGYLNMVHREDAAGAVAYLLTEDLARGEVVMVVDDEPVDKWAFADWLADECGVPEPEKRTNEERLAAGDLSEAARRRILTSKRCSNEKLRDLGYEFRYPTFREGYRAAIDAYRAGKTA from the coding sequence ATGCGCGTCGGGATTCTGGGCTGTGGCTACGTCGGTCTCGAACTCGGCCGCCAGCTGACCGACGCGGGCCACGACGTCGTCGGCGTCCGCCGCTCCGACGAGGGGCTGGCTGCCATCGAGGACGCGGGGTTCGAGGCGGTCCGCGCCGACGTCACCGAGCCTGACTCGCTCGACGCGGTCCCGGACGTCGACTGGCTGGTCTTCGCGGCTAGTTCGGGCGGCCGTGGTGCCGACGCCGCCCAGCGCGTCTTCGTCGACGGGCTCACTACTGCCATCGAGGGGTTCGCATCCCGCGAGAACCCACCCGAACGACTCGTCTACACGTCGAGTACGGGCGTCTACGGCGACCACGGCGGCGACTTCGTCGACGAGTCGACGCCGCTGGAGCCGACGACCGACAAGACGCGCGTCCTCGTCGAGGCCGAACGCGTCGCCCGCGAGGTCGCCGCCGACCACGGCATCGAGGGCACCGTCGCCCGCTTCGCCGGGCTGTACGGCCCGGACCGCTACCGCCTCTCGCGGTACATCGACGGCCCGGTCACGGAGGGCTATCTGAACATGGTCCACCGCGAGGACGCGGCCGGAGCCGTCGCCTACCTCCTGACCGAAGACCTCGCACGCGGCGAGGTCGTCATGGTCGTCGACGACGAGCCGGTCGACAAGTGGGCCTTCGCCGACTGGCTTGCCGACGAGTGTGGAGTCCCGGAACCCGAAAAGCGGACCAACGAGGAGCGACTGGCCGCGGGCGACCTCTCGGAGGCCGCACGTCGCCGGATTCTGACGAGCAAGCGCTGTTCGAACGAGAAGCTACGGGACCTCGGCTACGAGTTCCGGTATCCGACGTTCCGCGAGGGCTACCGCGCGGCCATCGATGCGTACCGCGCTGGAAAAACAGCCTAG
- a CDS encoding DUF5791 family protein yields MLYDAADEPETLSPDELLSTYADELRTVVDALGVDAVVAGTDLDEATVEAIVDGDVADLSVEEAAAVLALSESYPDQRGIVLELRDHILMGMTTAVLDVDTIAANIEVDLTGQEVQQAIEGRSRFSLAEFAAIHGLIARRKDR; encoded by the coding sequence ATGTTGTACGACGCAGCCGACGAGCCCGAGACGCTCTCGCCGGACGAGCTGCTTTCGACCTACGCCGACGAACTCCGCACCGTCGTCGACGCGCTCGGTGTCGACGCCGTCGTCGCCGGAACCGACCTCGACGAAGCGACCGTCGAAGCCATCGTCGACGGCGACGTGGCCGACCTCTCGGTCGAGGAGGCCGCCGCCGTCCTCGCGCTCTCCGAGAGCTACCCCGACCAGCGCGGTATCGTCCTCGAACTGCGCGACCACATCCTGATGGGCATGACGACCGCCGTCCTCGACGTCGACACCATCGCCGCCAACATCGAGGTCGATTTGACGGGTCAGGAGGTCCAACAGGCCATCGAGGGCCGCTCGCGGTTCAGCCTCGCCGAGTTCGCGGCCATCCACGGACTCATCGCCCGACGGAAGGACCGATAA